In Gadus morhua chromosome 2, gadMor3.0, whole genome shotgun sequence, the DNA window TGAGATGATTTATGCATCAATCAGTGGTCTATCCAGACGTTTGGAACAATGTTAGGAGCGTTTGTAATTGTGAAGATGAAAAGTCTGGAGGCAAATGAAGAGGCgactatattatatttattatactatttatatagctatatttaaatatttgattATTCTACAAGATATACTGAGACATATAGAAGATACATGACACCTCATTGTTATTATAGGTAATAATTAGTTAATTTAATAGCATTCATGTCAGCTTAACATCGTCATCTTAGAAACGGTTGAGTTTGAAAAGCATGAAAATAGTCTTTATAAAAATAAGGAACAGAGAAAATGTGCAGATCCTGAGTCGGGACTGAAAGGATGAATTCACCGTTCAGACAGTCCCTAAGGCCATGAGACTCAACGGACCATTGCACTGAATCCAATACGGCTATTTGAAGTGTGCAAACTGCATCCCACATACAGACGGGGTCTAGTagctgtgggaggggggggggggggggggggggagtgtctgtctgtctgtctgtctgtctgtctgtctgtctgtctgtgtttgtgtctgtgtgcgcgtgtatgtgtgcgcacgtgcgtgtatgtgtgcgcacgtgcgtgttGCAGCCACAATTATTGCGTCCggtcggggtcagggtcaggagtCCTTCTTGGCGCCGAGGCCGGGAAACGTGTCGACCCAGGCCTGCGTGCGCGCCCGGCACTCCTCCCAGCTGAAGAGCGGCGTGTACCGGAAGTGGCGCCGCGCCTTGTCCGAGCTCACGGTGAAGGAGGTGCACGCCACGGCCAGCGTGTAGCGGTTGAGCAGCGGCGCCCACTGCCACACGGGCCGCAGCACCCAGCGCAGCACGTCGTTGAGGACGGCGAGGAACCAGAGCGCCACCAGGGGAATGTGCACCTGGCTGAAGCCGAACGCCGACAGGAACTGCAGGTTGAAGTCCTCGTAGCTCTTGTAGGGCGAGTCGTCGTAGCAGAAGTACGCCTGGCCGCCCACCGTCTgcggctcctccatcaggccCCGTGCCGCCAGCAGGTGCATCCAGGCCACGTTGCCTAGCGACGGGGAAACACACACGCCAGGGCTGAGTGGGTGCTGAATGATGACCGGTATAGGGGGGGTCATGGTTGTCCTCGGGGTAGGTCATAGAGAGGAAGTGGCGAATGGAAAACatcctgtgcgtgtgtggttacACACGAGGGAAGTTACTGGGGAAGTTACTGAACGAGCGGCAGGAATTGGCATCGACCGACGTTTCGACCGCCCAACGGTTGCCGGTAAGTCGGTTGTCACTCGAATCCCTTTCACCAAAGGGAATACACACCTATGCTCTGATGACACATTTGTACTTTTCGTTTCACAATTTATTGTTCTTGTGAAACcgaataaacaaaaataaggaGGAAGAAGATAAAAAGTATTTTTATAGGGGAAGTGAGTGCGGTTGGATGGGTGATATGGGTGATATGGTTGAttagagagaaacacacacacacacacacacggtcaattCCCCTTGCAAActctctacttcttcttctgcttctgaaGCAGAAGTACTTGAATtccccttcagtactaggtctgggtctgcggcatgttagtgggttttctccgtccaaattttccgcgtccaatcagcgaacagggCCCAGGCTCACCTGCGTAGACCCGGCCGTGCTCCGTGTTCTTGGGGACCCCCAGGATGAGCCGGCCCCCCGCCTGCACGCTCTTGTCGTAGAAGTCCTTCATGAGCTGGTGCTCCTCTCCGTAGATCCCGGTGGGCCGCAGGGAGCAGGTGTGCAGCGTCTTACCGCCGCTCACCTGGGataggggatgggggggggggatgttaggcagcagactgggggggggggttctactcaaaggacaattccggtattttgaacattgagccccctttccgGTTCGTCTAGGATAAAACGAGTGGTTAACTCCGAAATTTTtaatattggtcctgtctccAGTATTTGGCAAATTTCGAATCGCCGCTGCatgcttcacaatggctggctatgggcatTCACAAACACCCCTTAACcatcgttttcagaaatgtgaaactcatcgagtggttagtggtgttcgttgatgttcctcaTCAAGTATTGTAgagaaatacagtttctgtcgtgttttatttggcattttgtaaatgaaacgGA includes these proteins:
- the hsd3b7 gene encoding 3 beta-hydroxysteroid dehydrogenase type 7 isoform X2 — its product is MSDGRSLVYLVTGGCGFLGRHLLGVTLEKEKRVCEIRLFDKVVDPRLTEQSTGTENVIQACVELGVQYLVYTSSMEVVGPNVKGDPFIRGNEETPYNIAHAMPYPRSKAEAERIVVRANGTEVSGGKTLHTCSLRPTGIYGEEHQLMKDFYDKSVQAGGRLILGVPKNTEHGRVYAGNVAWMHLLAARGLMEEPQTVGGQAYFCYDDSPYKSYEDFNLQFLSAFGFSQVHIPLVALWFLAVLNDVLRWVLRPVWQWAPLLNRYTLAVACTSFTVSSDKARRHFRYTPLFSWEECRARTQAWVDTFPGLGAKKDS
- the hsd3b7 gene encoding 3 beta-hydroxysteroid dehydrogenase type 7 isoform X1 — translated: MSDGRSLVYLVTGGCGFLGRHLLGVTLEKEKRVCEIRLFDKVVDPRLTEQSTDGVQVTVLQGDITDYLSVREAVRGADVVFHSASLVDVWHKVSPAVIHAVNVTGTENVIQACVELGVQYLVYTSSMEVVGPNVKGDPFIRGNEETPYNIAHAMPYPRSKAEAERIVVRANGTEVSGGKTLHTCSLRPTGIYGEEHQLMKDFYDKSVQAGGRLILGVPKNTEHGRVYAGNVAWMHLLAARGLMEEPQTVGGQAYFCYDDSPYKSYEDFNLQFLSAFGFSQVHIPLVALWFLAVLNDVLRWVLRPVWQWAPLLNRYTLAVACTSFTVSSDKARRHFRYTPLFSWEECRARTQAWVDTFPGLGAKKDS